DNA sequence from the Amycolatopsis sp. Hca4 genome:
CGCGGGCCTGGGCGTCACCCTCGCCGTGCAGCCGACCGGCGGCGACCCGACCGCACAGCCGACCGGCGGCGGCCCGACCGCGCTTCCGGCCGGCGGGGATCCGGCCCGTCCCGCCCCGCTCGTCGGCGCGGACACCCCGGCTCGCGAGGCGCTGATCACGCTCGCCGCGCACACCGGCGACCTCCGCCCGCTGGCGGTCCGGCCCGGCCAGTTCGTCTACTCGCACCTGCGCGGCCAAGTGGTGACCGGGATCCCGGTGGGCGCGGACGGCGAGGCCCAGGTGGTCTCGGAGAACGAGACCAAGGCGTGGTTCGCCGCGGACGGGCTGCAGACGGTGCGCATGGAGCTGACGACCGGCCTCGGCGCCCACCCGTCGACGGACGCGGACGCGCGCAAACTCGCCGACCACGGCAAGCCCCTGCCCAAGCCGCACACGCAGGTGTACCCGAACCCGAACGGCGATCCGAAGGAACAACTGCCGGTCGCCCAGCCGAAGGAACCGGGCGTCGACCACCCCACGCTGTCCTGGGTGGCGAGCCTGCCCACCGACCCGGAGCGGCTGCTCGCGGTGTTCCGGGCCGCCGCGGGCACGAGCACCAAGCACGACGCCGACTACCTGACCTTCAAGACCGCCGCCGGCTTCGCCGCCCGTGCCGACGCGCTGCTCACACCGGCGGTCCGCACGGCGTTGTACCGGGCCATCGCCCTGCTGCCG
Encoded proteins:
- a CDS encoding CU044_5270 family protein; translated protein: MTTRQAPDDQHEITLLRSVLDTPAPDSASLARMRAKAFRPRPAPRHRGRLVLAAAAVTLVAGLGVTLAVQPTGGDPTAQPTGGGPTALPAGGDPARPAPLVGADTPAREALITLAAHTGDLRPLAVRPGQFVYSHLRGQVVTGIPVGADGEAQVVSENETKAWFAADGLQTVRMELTTGLGAHPSTDADARKLADHGKPLPKPHTQVYPNPNGDPKEQLPVAQPKEPGVDHPTLSWVASLPTDPERLLAVFRAAAGTSTKHDADYLTFKTAAGFAARADALLTPAVRTALYRAIALLPGIERVPGQVDLTGRAGVAIGRNGEGFRSEIILDPVTSRVIGTRMVATGGADWPAGTVIAWSSTDQVVVDAVGATS